A genomic region of Gossypium hirsutum isolate 1008001.06 chromosome D01, Gossypium_hirsutum_v2.1, whole genome shotgun sequence contains the following coding sequences:
- the LOC107905255 gene encoding pentatricopeptide repeat-containing protein At5g42450, mitochondrial, producing the protein MFRLNPNYRFSRAAAATIFNNEAHNPLFIVPKVANTYFCFSSTSFADACKLFDEMSDLDVVSATSIIGTFSKQHLHKEAIYLFTRMLFNNIRPTEFTFGTVIHSSTLLKDLNIGKQLHGCTIKSGLNSNVFVASASLDLYSKLSTIEEARKVFEDTHQPNVVSYTTLISGYIKNKRFEDALWLFEEMPERNVVTWNAMISGFSQTGYNEEAVNIFIEMLRERVMPNESTFSCVIITAANIGAIGKGRSLHGYVFKCLGDKLNVFIGNALISFYAKCGNMEDSLLVFDKLRGRNVVSWNALVCGYAQNGRGIEAIELFERMIVSGLKPNDVTILGMLWACSHAGLVTEGYSYFNKVRHKEPNLLKPEHYGCMVDMLARSGRFKEAEEFIQRLPFEPGIGFWKALLGGCQIHSNVKLGEFAARKIMALDPVDVSSYIMLSNAYAAAGRWEIASTVRKEIKEKQMKRIPGCSWIEIRNEVHVFLNKDCKHCQIDDIYRVLKICIQHSLDCEAVSILMEFSI; encoded by the coding sequence ATGTTTCGATTGAATCCAAATTATAGATTCTCTCGAGCCGCTGCTGCAACCATATTCAACAATGAAGCTCATAACCCTCTATTTATCGTCCCAAAGGTCGCCAATACCTACTTTTGCTTTTCATCAACCTCGTTTGCGGATGCTTGCAAGTTATTCGACGAAATGTCTGACTTAGATGTAGTATCAGCCACTTCCATAATAGGAACCTTCTCTAAGCAACACCTTCATAAAGAAGCCATATATTTGTTTACCAGGATGCTTTTCAACAATATTAGACCCACTGAATTCACGTTTGGGACTGTGATTCACTCTTCCACTTTGTTAAAAGACCTCAACATTGGCAAACAACTTCATGGCTGTACAATCAAAAGTGGTCTAAATTCTAATGTTTTTGTGGCTAGTGCTAGTTTAGATCTTTATTCAAAGTTAAGTACAATAGAGGAAGCAAGAAAGGTTTTTGAAGATACCCATCAACCAAATGTTGTGTCTTATACAACTTTGATATCTGGGTACATAAAAAATAAGAGATTTGAGGATGCTTTATGGTTGTTTGAAGAAATGCCTGAGAGAAATGTTGTGACTTGGAATGCTATGATTTCTGGGTTTAGTCAAACTGGTTATAATGAAGAAGCTGTAAATATTTTCATTGAGATGTTAAGAGAAAGGGTAATGCCTAATGAATCTACTTTCTCCTGTGTTATTATAACAGCTGCTAATATAGGTGCTATTGGTAAAGGCAGAAGCTTGCATGGTTATGTTTTTAAGTGTTTGGGTGATAAGCTTAATGTGTTTATTGGCAATGCTCTTATTAGTTTTTATGCTAAATGTGGAAACATGGAAGATAGTCTCTTGGTTTTCGATAAACTTCGAGGACGgaatgttgtttcttggaatgcTTTAGTATGTGGTTATGCTCAAAACGGAAGAGGAATCGAAGCTATCGAGTTATTCGAACGAATGATTGTAAGTGGTTTAAAGCCTAATGATGTTACAATTCTTGGTATGTTATGGGCTTGTAGTCATGCCGGTCTTGTTACTGAGGGCTATTCATATTTCAATAAGGTAAGACATAAAGAACCTAACTTGCTTAAACCAGAGCATTATGGTTGTATGGTGGATATGCTTGCTCGGTCTGGGCGGTTCAAAGAAGCTGAAGAGTTTATTCAACGGTTGCCTTTTGAACCAGGTATTGGTTTTTGGAAAGCACTACTCGGTGGCTGTCAGATTCACTCGAATGTGAAACTCGGGGAATTTGCAGCAAGAAAAATCATGGCATTGGACCCGGTGGATGTTTCGTCATATATAATGCTGTCTAACGCGTATGCTGCCGCGGGCAGATGGGAAATTGCATCAACGGTGAGGAAAGAGATAAAAGAGAAACAAATGAAGAGAATTCCGGGTTGTAGTTGGATCGAAATAAGAAACGAAGTTCATGTTTTCCTCAATAAGGATTGCAAACATTGCCAGATAGATGATATCTATAGAGTCTTGAAGATTTGTATACAGCATTCATTGGACTGTGAAGCTGTAAGCATTTTAATGGAGTTTTCCATCTAA
- the LOC107905253 gene encoding uncharacterized protein yields MSPLSNDYKALFGLKSKQMYYNNEVQSIRDEVIGEIGIHQEITNVLYQLLFQACHERGEAKQQLKQSMVEISKLKKLLNKLLPSSKFSAETNSSDDVSLTADDCTHRKTLKASLVENSGCRIPVRKCYSIGNVIDALNEGRPLPVKGRLFEADIDTPPLLETLMIMGHLPNWRNPPPLPFNLVVNEISNSQTLNYKKSSDVNDGSFWRTIYEWCGFWFIY; encoded by the exons ATGTCTCCATTGTCGAATGATTACAAG GCCTTGTTTGGACTAAAATCAAAGCAAATGTACTACAACAATGAAGTACAATCAATAAGAGATGAAGTTATAGGTGAAATTGGGATACACCAAGAAATAACCAATGTATTATATCAGCTATTATTTCAAGCCTGCCATGAAAGAGGCGAAGCTAAACAGCAATTGAAGCAATCAATGGTGGAAATCTCCAAATTGAAGAAATTACTCAACAAACTGTTACCATCATCCAAATTTTCAGCCGAAACCAATTCTTCCGACGACGTTTCATTGACGGCGGATGATTGTACTCATCGGAAAACGTTGAAAGCTTCATTGGTTGAAAATTCCGGTTGTCGGATTCCCGTCAGAAAATGTTATTCTATCGGAAATGTAATTGATGCCCTTAATGAAGGAAGGCCGTTGCCGGTGAAAGGGAGGTTATTTGAAGCTGATATTGATACTCCGCCATTGTTGGAGACGCTTATGATTATGGGTCACCTTCCTAATTGGCGAAACCCTCCGCCATTGCCGTTTAATCTTGTTGTTAATGAAATCTCTAATTCCCAAACATTGAACTATAAGAAGTCTAGTGATGTAAATGATGGTAGTTTTTGGCGAACAATTTATGAATGGTGtggtttttggtttatttattaa
- the LOC107905254 gene encoding ras-related protein RABE1c, producing MAAPPARARADYDYLIKLLLIGDSGVGKSCLLLRFSDGSFTTSFITTIGIDFKIRTIELDGKRIKLQIWDTAGQERFRTITTAYYRGAMGILLVYDVTDESSFNNIRNWIRNIEQHASDNVNKILVGNKADMDESKRAVPTSKGQALADEYGIKFFETSAKTNLNVEEVFFSIARDIKQRLADTDSKSEPQTIKINQGDQAAGGAAPAQKSACCG from the exons atGGCTGCTCCACCTGCAAGAGCTCGAGCCGATTACGACTATCTCATAAAGCTCCTTTTGATCGGCGACAGcg GTGTGGGTAAGAGTTGCCTCCTTTTGCGTTTTTCGGATGGCTCATTTACTACAAGTTTTATCACAACCATTGG AATCGACTTTAAGATTAGGACTATAGAGCTTGATGGAAAAAGGATCAAACTGCAAATTTGGGATACTGCTGGGCAAGAGCGGTTTCGGACTATTACAACAG CTTACTACCGTGGAGCCATGGGCATTTTGCTCGTCTATGATGTGACTGATGAGTCATCTTTCAATA ACATTAGAAACTGGATTCGTAATATTGAACAGCATGCTTCAGACAATGTCAACAAAATTCTGGTGGGTAATAAGGCTGATATGGACGAAAGCAAAAGG GCCGTCCCTACCTCAAAGGGCCAAGCTCTTGCCGATGAATACGGCATCAAGTTCTTCGAAACT AGTGCAAAAACAAACTTAAACGTTGAGGAGGTTTTCTTTTCAATAGCCAGGGACATTAAACAAAGACTTGCCGATACTGACTCAAAGTCTGAG CCACAGACGATCAAAATTAACCAAGGCGACCAAGCAGCAGGAGGTGCAGCGCCCGCTCAAAAATCAGCTTGCTGCGGTTGA
- the LOC107905251 gene encoding probable histone H2B.3, giving the protein MAPKVGEKKPAEKKPAEKAPAEKRPKAEKKISKEGGADKKKKKVKKSVETYKIYIFKVLKQVHPDIGISSKAMGIMNSFINDIFEKLAQEASRLARYNKKPTITSREIQTAVRLVLPGELAKHAVSEGTKAVTKFTSS; this is encoded by the coding sequence ATGGCTCCAAAGGTTGGTGAGAAGAAGCCCGCCGAGAAAAAGCCAGCGGAAAAGGCTCCGGCGGAGAAGAGGCCAAAGGCGGAGAAGAAGATCTCAAAAGAAGGCGGCGcagataagaagaagaagaaggttaAGAAGAGCGTCGAGACTTACAAGATTTACATCTTCAAGGTATTGAAACAGGTTCATCCTGATATCGGGATCTCGAGCAAAGCGATGGGGATAATGAACAGTTTCATCAACGATATCTTTGAGAAATTGGCTCAAGAAGCATCGAGATTGGCTAGGTATAATAAGAAGCCGACGATTACATCTAGGGAGATCCAAACCGCCGTTCGATTGGTTTTGCCTGGTGAATTGGCTAAGCATGCCGTTTCTGAAGGAACAAAGGCGGTTACTAAGTTCACCAGTTCttag
- the LOC121214049 gene encoding probable histone H2A.2 has protein sequence MDTVSRSVKAGLQFPVGRIGRYLKKGRYSQRVGRTGAPVYLAAVLEYLAADVLHLAGNAARDNKKNRIIPRHVLLAVRNDEELRKLLAGVTIAHGGVLANINPILLPNKNEKPVAKEPKVTIQGYQ, from the exons ATGGATACGGTTTCTCGTTCAGTGAAAGCCGGATTACAGTTTCCCGTCGGTCGAATTGGCCGGTACTTGAAGAAAGGGCGTTACTCTCAACGTGTGGGGAGGACCGGTGCTCCGGTTTACCTTGCTGCTGTTCTTGAATACCTTGCTGCTGAC GTTCTTcat TTAGCTGGTAATGCTGCAAGAGACAACAAGAAGAATAGGATCATTCCAAGGCATGTTCTATTGGCAGTGAGGAACGATGAAGAGCTTAGGAAGCTATTAGCTGGTGTGACCATTGCTCATGGTGGTGTTTTAGCCAACATTAACCCAATTCTTTTACCAAATAAAAACGAGAAGCCGGTTGCAAAAGAGCCCAAAGTCACCATCCAAGGCTACCAATAA
- the LOC107905248 gene encoding histone H2A, with protein sequence MDAGSKVKKGAGGRKGGGPKKKPVSRSVKAGLQFPVGRIGRYLKKGRYSQRVGTGAPVYLAAVLEYLAAEVLELAGNAARDNKKNRIIPRHVLLAVRNDEELGKLLAGVTIAHGGVLPNINPVLLPKKNEKAAAKEPKSPSKATKSPKKSPKKA encoded by the exons ATGGATGCCGGATCAAAGGTGAAGAAAGGAGCTGGAGGAAGGAAAGGCGGCGGTCCAAAGAAGAAGCCGGTTTCTCGTTCGGTGAAAGCCGGATTACAGTTTCCCGTTGGTCGAATTGGACGATACTTGAAGAAAGGGCGATACTCTCAACGTGTGGGAACCGGTGCTCCGGTTTACCTTGCTGCTGTTCTTGAATACCTTGCTGCTGAG gttCTTGAGTTAGCTGGTAATGCTGCAAGAGACAACAAGAAGAATAGGATCATTCCAAGGCATGTTCTATTAGCAGTGAGAAACGATGAAGAGCTTGGGAAGCTTTTAGCTGGTGTGACTATTGCTCATGGTGGTGTTTTACCCAATATTAACCCAGTTCTTTTACCAAAGAAAAACGAGAAAGCGGCTGCAAAAGAGCCTAAGTCGCCATCTAAGGCTACAAAGTCTCCAAAGAAATCACCTAAGAAGGCTTAG
- the LOC107905249 gene encoding histone H2A, with amino-acid sequence MDTGSKVKKGAGGRKGGGPKKKPVSRSVKAGLQFPVGRIGRYLKKGRYSQRVGTGAPVYLAAVLEYLAAEVLELAGNAARDNKKNRIIPRHVLLAVRNDEELGKLLAGVTIAHGGVLPNINPVLLPKKNEKVATKEPKSPSKATKKSPKKA; translated from the exons ATGGATACCGGATCAAAGGTGAAGAAAGGAGCCGGAGGAAGGAAAGGCGGCGGTCCAAAGAAGAAACCAGTTTCTCGTTCAGTGAAAGCCGGATTACAGTTTCCCGTCGGTCGAATTGGCCGGTACTTGAAGAAAGGGCGATACTCTCAACGTGTGGGAACGGGTGCTCCGGTTTACCTTGCTGCAGTTCTTGAATACCTAGCTGCTGAG GTTCTTGAGTTAGCTGGTAATGCTGCAAGAGACAACAAGAAGAATAGGATCATTCCAAGGCATGTTCTATTGGCAGTGAGGAACGATGAAGAACTTGGGAAGCTTTTAGCTGGTGTGACCATTGCTCATGGTGGTGTTTTACCCAATATTAACCCAGTTCTTTTACCAAAGAAAAACGAAAAGGTGGCGACCAAGGAGCCTAAATCGCCATCCAAGGCTACCAAGAAGTCTCCTAAGAAGGCTtag
- the LOC107905247 gene encoding organelle RRM domain-containing protein 2, mitochondrial → MAFISRARRAFTGPFPPCSYLASIRLSSTLTSPKLFISGLSRETTDEQFQEAFYPFGRIVEAKVVRDRATRRSKGFGFVTYTSIEEAEKAREEMNAKFLHGWVIFVDPAKPREYRPPPHRPESGPSETGFRTNKTVGWCGYNST, encoded by the exons ATGGCTTTTATTTCCCGAGCCCGCCGCGCCTTCACTGGGCCCTTCCCTCCGTGTTCTTACTTGGCTTCGATTCGTCTCAGTTCGACTCTGACTTCCCCCAAGCTTTTCATTAGCG GTCTCTCAAGGGAAACAACAGATGAACAGTTCCAAGAGGCATTTTACCCGTTTGGCCGGATTGTCGAAG CCAAAGTCGTGAGAGATAGAGCTACCAGAAGGTCAAAAGGGTTCGGTTTTGTTACGTATACATCCATTGAAGAAGCTGAGAAGGCTAGAGAAGAAATGAATGCCAAGTTCTTGCATGGATGGGTTATTTTTGTTGACCCTGCCAAACCAAGGGAATACAGACCTCCTCCACATAGACCGGAATCGGGGCCATCTGAAACTGGTTTCCGAACGAACAAAACTGTCGGATGGTGCGGGTATAATTCAACTTAA
- the LOC107905246 gene encoding uncharacterized protein isoform X2: protein MEEEAFCLRISTEEITENGNGTKPELKRDRECLELESEPEASPNKKQAKEVSNEDIRSEVSNPIVSPKENTSSFHDISSRNHAGSGEVTSVCSRNSSFDESLSDSSQMCDTSGAMLSSHVTLEIPKHLSSSGIRKITFKFSKRKEHYDNETSYSVGGECMNMENIYGTSSVEWSSRYSCAPNLELKMSKKVVPSNYPTNVKKLLGTGILDGARVKYISISTERVLDGIIHAGGYLCGCSFCNFSKVVSAYEFEQHAGAKTRHPNNHIYLENGKQIYSIIQELKTAPLSLLDEVIKDVAGTSINEESFQDWKASLQQSNGNVQAEKIYNMKPPSLPNSLRPNSIMKRKKAADGGMKKRDNDLHRLLFMPNGLPDGAELTYFIKGQKLLEGYKQGNGIVCCCCERELSPSQFEAHAGMAARRQPYRHIYTSNGLTLHDIALSLANGQCVTTGSSDDTCAVCGNAGDLLLRCECSQAFHPSCLNLEHLPEGEWCCPNCADEHGSSRKAVSGEASSTARPIVIRLTRVVKSPEFEIGGCVVCRGHDFSGSTFDDRTVILCDQCEKEFHVGCLRESGLCDLKEIPEDKWFCCDDCNRIHVALQSYVSSGVQIIPTVFANIIRRKYLEKGLLIDGATDCVQWRILSGKSRYSEHLPLLSSAAAIFRECFDPIVAKSGRDLIPVMVYGRNISGQEFGGMYCVVLIVRSLVVSAGLLRIFGREVAELPIVATSRKHQGKGYFQALFACIENLLSSLNVENLVLPAADEALSIWTKKFGFTKMSEQQLSKYQKELQLTIFKGTLMLEKKVEPIPE from the exons ATGGAGGAAGAAGCATTTTGTTTGAGAATCTCAACGGAGGAGATTACGGAGAACGGAAATGGTACGAAACCTGAATTGAAGCGAGACCGTGAATGTCTTGAACTGGAATCTGAACCGGAGGCATCTCCTAACAAGAAACAAGCGAAAGAAGTTTCTAATGAAGATATTCGATCGGAAGTTTCGAACCCAATTGTTTCTCCTAAAGAAAACACGTCTAGTTTCCATGACATAAGCAGTAGGAACCATGCCGGTAGTGGTGAAGTTACCTCTGTTTGTTCCAGGAATTCGAGTTTCGATGAGAGTCTGAGTGATAGCTCTCAAATGTGTGATACTTCGGGGGCTATGTTGAGTTCCCATGTTACATTGGAAATTCCAAAGCATTTGAGTTCATCAGGGATTAGGAAAATTACGTTTAAGTTCAGCAAAAGGAAGGAGCACTATGATAATGAAACTTCGTATTCAGTTGGTGGGGAATGTATGAATATGGAAAATATTTATGGGACTAGTTCAGTCGAATGGAGTAGTCGATATTCTTGTGCTCCTAATTTGGAATTGAAAATGTCTAAGAAGGTTGTTCCTAGTAACTACCCTACAAATGTTAAAAAGTTGTTAGGAACTGGTATTCTTGATGGAGCCCGAGTGAAGTATATTTCAATCTCGACGGAG AGAGTACTGGATGGAATTATTCATGCGGGTGGCTATTTGTGTGGATGCTCATTTTGTAATTTCTCCAAA GTAGTAAGTGCCTATGAGTTTGAGCAGCATGCTGGTGCCAAAACTAGGCATCCTAATAATCACATATACTTGGAGAATGGGAAGCAAATATATAGTATTATTCAAGAACTCAAGACTGCTCCACTCAGCCTTCTGGATGAAGTTATAAAAGATGTAGCTGGTACATCTATAAATGAGGAGTCCTTTCAGGATTGGAAAG CTAGTCTTCAGCAAAGTAACGGAAATGTTCAAGCAGAGAAGATATATAACATGAAACCTCCTAGTTTGCCTAATTCTCTGAG GCCTAACTCAATCATGAAGCGAAAGAAAGCTGCTGATGGTGGTATGAAGAAAAG GGATAATGATTTACACAGGTTACTTTTTATGCCAAATGGACTTCCAGATGGAGCAGAATTGACCTACTTCATCAAAGGGCAG AAGTTACTTGAGGGCTACAAGCAGGGAAATGGTATAGTATGTTGCTGTTGTGAGAGAGAG CTTAGTCCTTCACAGTTTGAAGCACATGCTGGAATGGCGGCCAGAAGACAACC GTATCGCCACATCTATACATCTAATGGATTGACGCTTCATGATATAGCATTGTCATTAGCAAATGGGCAGTGTGTTACAACTGGTTCcagtgatgatacatgtgcagtATGTGGAAATGCTGGAGATCTGCTTCTTCGTTGTGAATGCTCTCAGGCTTTTCATCCAT CTTGTTTGAATCTAGAGCACCTTCCTGAAGGTGAATGGTGTTGTCCAAATTGTGCAGATGAACATGGTTCTAGTAGGAAAGCTGTTTCTGGAGAAGCTTCAAGCACAGCAAGACCAATTGTGATACGATTGACAAGAGTTGTCAAATCACCAGAGTTTGAAATTGGTGGTTGTGTTGTTTGCAG GGGTCATGACTTTAGTGGCTCTACATTTGATGATCGAACAGTTATTCTCTGTGACCAA tgTGAGAAGGAGTTCCATGTTGGTTGCCTGCGGGAAAGTGGACTCTGTGATTTGAAA GAAATTCCCGAGGATAAATGGTTTTGTTGCGATGACTGCAACAGGATTCATGTGGCTCTCCAGAGTTATGTTTCCAGTGGGGTGCAGATAATTCCTACTGTATTTGCAAATATAATTAGAAGAAAGTATTTAGAAAAAGGATTACTTATTGATGGAGCCACAGATTGTGTTCAATGGCGAATACTGAGCGGAAAAAGCCGTTATTCTGAACATCTGCCTCTACTTTCAAGTGCAGCTGCAATATTTCGA GAATGTTTTGATCCCATTGTTGCAAAATCGGGTCGTGATTTGATTCCCGTCATGGTCTATGG GAGAAATATATCAGGGCAAGAGTTTGGTGGAATGTATTGCGTGGTTTTGATTGTGAG GTCCCTCGTTGTATCAGCTGGCCTTCTTAGAATATTTGGTCGGGAGGTTGCCGAGCTCCCTATTGTAGCTACAAGTAGAAAACATCAAGGAAAA GGATATTTCCAGGCATTATTTGCTTGCATTGAGAATTTACTAAGTTCCCTGAATGTCGAAAACCTGGTGCTCCCGGCAGCTGATGAAGCTTTGTCGATTTGGACGAAGAAATTTGGTTTCACAAAGATGAGTGAGCAGCAA TTATCCAAGTACCAAAAGGAGCTTCAACTGACGATCTTCAAAGGAACATTGATGTTGGAGAAAAAGGTAGAGCCGATACCGGAATAA
- the LOC107905246 gene encoding uncharacterized protein isoform X1, producing MEEEAFCLRISTEEITENGNGTKPELKRDRECLELESEPEASPNKKQAKEVSNEDIRSEVSNPIVSPKENTSSFHDISSRNHAGSGEVTSVCSRNSSFDESLSDSSQMCDTSGAMLSSHVTLEIPKHLSSSGIRKITFKFSKRKEHYDNETSYSVGGECMNMENIYGTSSVEWSSRYSCAPNLELKMSKKVVPSNYPTNVKKLLGTGILDGARVKYISISTERVLDGIIHAGGYLCGCSFCNFSKVVSAYEFEQHAGAKTRHPNNHIYLENGKQIYSIIQELKTAPLSLLDEVIKDVAGTSINEESFQDWKASLQQSNGNVQAEKIYNMKPPSLPNSLSRPNSIMKRKKAADGGMKKRDNDLHRLLFMPNGLPDGAELTYFIKGQKLLEGYKQGNGIVCCCCERELSPSQFEAHAGMAARRQPYRHIYTSNGLTLHDIALSLANGQCVTTGSSDDTCAVCGNAGDLLLRCECSQAFHPSCLNLEHLPEGEWCCPNCADEHGSSRKAVSGEASSTARPIVIRLTRVVKSPEFEIGGCVVCRGHDFSGSTFDDRTVILCDQCEKEFHVGCLRESGLCDLKEIPEDKWFCCDDCNRIHVALQSYVSSGVQIIPTVFANIIRRKYLEKGLLIDGATDCVQWRILSGKSRYSEHLPLLSSAAAIFRECFDPIVAKSGRDLIPVMVYGRNISGQEFGGMYCVVLIVRSLVVSAGLLRIFGREVAELPIVATSRKHQGKGYFQALFACIENLLSSLNVENLVLPAADEALSIWTKKFGFTKMSEQQLSKYQKELQLTIFKGTLMLEKKVEPIPE from the exons ATGGAGGAAGAAGCATTTTGTTTGAGAATCTCAACGGAGGAGATTACGGAGAACGGAAATGGTACGAAACCTGAATTGAAGCGAGACCGTGAATGTCTTGAACTGGAATCTGAACCGGAGGCATCTCCTAACAAGAAACAAGCGAAAGAAGTTTCTAATGAAGATATTCGATCGGAAGTTTCGAACCCAATTGTTTCTCCTAAAGAAAACACGTCTAGTTTCCATGACATAAGCAGTAGGAACCATGCCGGTAGTGGTGAAGTTACCTCTGTTTGTTCCAGGAATTCGAGTTTCGATGAGAGTCTGAGTGATAGCTCTCAAATGTGTGATACTTCGGGGGCTATGTTGAGTTCCCATGTTACATTGGAAATTCCAAAGCATTTGAGTTCATCAGGGATTAGGAAAATTACGTTTAAGTTCAGCAAAAGGAAGGAGCACTATGATAATGAAACTTCGTATTCAGTTGGTGGGGAATGTATGAATATGGAAAATATTTATGGGACTAGTTCAGTCGAATGGAGTAGTCGATATTCTTGTGCTCCTAATTTGGAATTGAAAATGTCTAAGAAGGTTGTTCCTAGTAACTACCCTACAAATGTTAAAAAGTTGTTAGGAACTGGTATTCTTGATGGAGCCCGAGTGAAGTATATTTCAATCTCGACGGAG AGAGTACTGGATGGAATTATTCATGCGGGTGGCTATTTGTGTGGATGCTCATTTTGTAATTTCTCCAAA GTAGTAAGTGCCTATGAGTTTGAGCAGCATGCTGGTGCCAAAACTAGGCATCCTAATAATCACATATACTTGGAGAATGGGAAGCAAATATATAGTATTATTCAAGAACTCAAGACTGCTCCACTCAGCCTTCTGGATGAAGTTATAAAAGATGTAGCTGGTACATCTATAAATGAGGAGTCCTTTCAGGATTGGAAAG CTAGTCTTCAGCAAAGTAACGGAAATGTTCAAGCAGAGAAGATATATAACATGAAACCTCCTAGTTTGCCTAATTCTCTGAG CAGGCCTAACTCAATCATGAAGCGAAAGAAAGCTGCTGATGGTGGTATGAAGAAAAG GGATAATGATTTACACAGGTTACTTTTTATGCCAAATGGACTTCCAGATGGAGCAGAATTGACCTACTTCATCAAAGGGCAG AAGTTACTTGAGGGCTACAAGCAGGGAAATGGTATAGTATGTTGCTGTTGTGAGAGAGAG CTTAGTCCTTCACAGTTTGAAGCACATGCTGGAATGGCGGCCAGAAGACAACC GTATCGCCACATCTATACATCTAATGGATTGACGCTTCATGATATAGCATTGTCATTAGCAAATGGGCAGTGTGTTACAACTGGTTCcagtgatgatacatgtgcagtATGTGGAAATGCTGGAGATCTGCTTCTTCGTTGTGAATGCTCTCAGGCTTTTCATCCAT CTTGTTTGAATCTAGAGCACCTTCCTGAAGGTGAATGGTGTTGTCCAAATTGTGCAGATGAACATGGTTCTAGTAGGAAAGCTGTTTCTGGAGAAGCTTCAAGCACAGCAAGACCAATTGTGATACGATTGACAAGAGTTGTCAAATCACCAGAGTTTGAAATTGGTGGTTGTGTTGTTTGCAG GGGTCATGACTTTAGTGGCTCTACATTTGATGATCGAACAGTTATTCTCTGTGACCAA tgTGAGAAGGAGTTCCATGTTGGTTGCCTGCGGGAAAGTGGACTCTGTGATTTGAAA GAAATTCCCGAGGATAAATGGTTTTGTTGCGATGACTGCAACAGGATTCATGTGGCTCTCCAGAGTTATGTTTCCAGTGGGGTGCAGATAATTCCTACTGTATTTGCAAATATAATTAGAAGAAAGTATTTAGAAAAAGGATTACTTATTGATGGAGCCACAGATTGTGTTCAATGGCGAATACTGAGCGGAAAAAGCCGTTATTCTGAACATCTGCCTCTACTTTCAAGTGCAGCTGCAATATTTCGA GAATGTTTTGATCCCATTGTTGCAAAATCGGGTCGTGATTTGATTCCCGTCATGGTCTATGG GAGAAATATATCAGGGCAAGAGTTTGGTGGAATGTATTGCGTGGTTTTGATTGTGAG GTCCCTCGTTGTATCAGCTGGCCTTCTTAGAATATTTGGTCGGGAGGTTGCCGAGCTCCCTATTGTAGCTACAAGTAGAAAACATCAAGGAAAA GGATATTTCCAGGCATTATTTGCTTGCATTGAGAATTTACTAAGTTCCCTGAATGTCGAAAACCTGGTGCTCCCGGCAGCTGATGAAGCTTTGTCGATTTGGACGAAGAAATTTGGTTTCACAAAGATGAGTGAGCAGCAA TTATCCAAGTACCAAAAGGAGCTTCAACTGACGATCTTCAAAGGAACATTGATGTTGGAGAAAAAGGTAGAGCCGATACCGGAATAA